The Lewinellaceae bacterium genome has a segment encoding these proteins:
- a CDS encoding glycosidase — protein sequence MQINRSDIRIKADVKKVIVNYLDLGLPGQSKRVGLMVNRVLALPEEEVSRLYEEVLREFRNRHLDLTWFFNAHYQKISEVIPKDYEMTETRKLLLGAFFTKEYSIQSAALFNPSIVAHPDQSGLAAGEIRFIISLRAVGEGHISSIEFRSGTLDSKGNIKLDENSGFATTAMQDPTKSFDAAKLKNRTKILPGFDPSIFDELGPVFTKKDYLNASVQTFKQYDEISREVLDKILDSNYDVVAQDGSQLSERVVFPSAKQESRGMEDVRFVEFSENGKSTYIGTFTAYDGHHISPQLIITKDFVKFKIRTMYGAAVNDKGFALFPEKINGRFVMLGRQGGEEITIMYSDDLFIWEDFKTLLKPEFSWGLLQLGNCGSPIKTEEGWLVITHAVGALRKYVISAILLDLKDPSKVIRKLDIPLISPNEEEREGYVPNVVYSCGAMKHENLLVIPYAMSDSASTFATLDLRSLLNKMKQC from the coding sequence AGGGCTTCCGGGACAATCTAAAAGAGTTGGCTTGATGGTGAACCGTGTCCTTGCACTGCCGGAAGAAGAGGTTTCCAGATTATACGAAGAAGTTTTAAGAGAATTCAGGAACCGGCATTTGGACTTAACCTGGTTTTTCAATGCTCATTATCAAAAAATCAGTGAGGTGATTCCGAAAGATTATGAGATGACAGAAACCCGTAAATTGTTATTGGGTGCTTTTTTTACCAAAGAGTATTCCATCCAATCAGCGGCCCTGTTCAATCCATCCATCGTGGCGCATCCGGATCAAAGTGGTTTGGCAGCTGGTGAAATTAGGTTTATTATAAGTTTAAGAGCCGTTGGAGAAGGACACATTTCTTCCATAGAATTCAGAAGCGGGACTTTGGATAGCAAAGGAAATATAAAACTCGACGAAAATTCCGGCTTTGCGACGACCGCCATGCAGGATCCCACCAAATCCTTTGATGCGGCGAAACTCAAAAATAGAACAAAAATTTTGCCGGGTTTTGATCCTTCCATTTTCGATGAACTTGGGCCTGTTTTTACAAAAAAAGATTACCTAAATGCTTCCGTTCAAACCTTCAAACAGTACGATGAAATATCACGTGAAGTGTTGGACAAAATACTGGACTCCAATTATGATGTAGTGGCCCAGGATGGCTCACAACTTTCAGAACGGGTGGTTTTCCCAAGTGCAAAACAGGAATCGAGGGGTATGGAGGACGTTCGTTTTGTCGAATTTTCAGAAAATGGGAAATCTACTTATATCGGAACCTTTACGGCCTATGACGGGCATCATATTTCTCCTCAACTTATCATTACGAAAGATTTTGTCAAGTTCAAAATAAGAACCATGTACGGTGCGGCGGTCAATGATAAAGGCTTTGCCCTTTTTCCTGAAAAGATCAATGGCCGGTTTGTGATGCTCGGAAGACAAGGCGGTGAGGAAATCACCATAATGTATTCGGATGACTTATTTATCTGGGAAGATTTCAAAACGCTTTTGAAACCGGAATTCAGCTGGGGTCTGCTGCAATTGGGAAATTGCGGGTCACCCATAAAAACAGAGGAAGGCTGGCTGGTCATCACACATGCCGTTGGCGCCCTTCGGAAATATGTGATCAGTGCCATTTTGCTGGATTTGAAGGACCCTTCCAAAGTGATTCGGAAACTGGACATCCCCCTGATTTCCCCCAATGAAGAAGAACGGGAAGGTTATGTGCCGAATGTGGTCTATTCCTGTGGTGCCATGAAGCACGAAAATTTACTCGTGATTCCCTATGCCATGTCCGATTCGGCTTCGACATTTGCTACCCTAGACCTACGGAGTTTATTGAACAAAATGAAACAATGTTAA